One window from the genome of Deinococcus aerolatus encodes:
- a CDS encoding carbohydrate ABC transporter permease, translated as MTARPQVAVPVSPGVTPRKRTGALWLHLALLPLALIFLAPLWIMAVFSTHPETAIFSPNPPLWFGGAFMENFRGLQADTNFLRTLFNSTMIASLYTVFSMLLTSMGGYAFAKFDFPGKNWLFGLILATLTIPTFVTIIPQFILVARDLKLSNTYWAVILPTLANTIGIFYMRQAFQTVPSDLLNAARIDGASEGRIFWQIALPIVRPALAALAILLFLASWNDYLWPLIVLTQKDSYTMPVALGTLVGLTRVSWGGIMVGTAIATIPFLVLFLSLQRHFVAGIAGGAVKD; from the coding sequence ATGACCGCCAGACCGCAGGTGGCCGTCCCGGTTTCGCCGGGCGTCACGCCCCGCAAACGCACGGGCGCCCTCTGGCTGCATCTGGCCCTGCTGCCGCTGGCGCTGATCTTTCTGGCCCCGCTGTGGATCATGGCCGTGTTCAGCACCCACCCGGAAACGGCCATCTTCAGCCCCAATCCGCCGCTGTGGTTCGGCGGCGCATTCATGGAAAACTTCCGGGGACTGCAGGCCGACACCAACTTCTTGCGGACGCTGTTCAACAGCACCATGATCGCTTCGCTGTACACGGTCTTCAGCATGCTGCTCACCAGCATGGGCGGCTACGCCTTTGCCAAGTTTGATTTTCCCGGCAAGAACTGGCTGTTCGGCCTGATCCTGGCGACACTGACCATTCCCACCTTCGTGACCATCATTCCGCAGTTCATTCTGGTGGCGCGCGATCTGAAGCTCTCGAACACCTACTGGGCGGTCATCCTGCCCACGCTGGCCAACACCATCGGCATTTTCTACATGCGTCAGGCCTTCCAGACCGTTCCCAGCGATCTGCTGAATGCCGCGCGCATCGACGGCGCCTCGGAGGGCCGCATCTTCTGGCAGATCGCGCTGCCCATCGTGCGTCCGGCGCTGGCGGCGCTGGCGATTCTGCTGTTCCTGGCTTCCTGGAACGATTATCTGTGGCCGCTGATCGTGCTGACCCAGAAGGACAGCTACACCATGCCGGTGGCGCTGGGCACCCTGGTGGGCCTGACCCGCGTGTCGTGGGGCGGCATCATGGTGGGAACGGCGATTGCCACCATTCCCTTTCTGGTGCTGTTCCTGTCGCTGCAGCGGCATTTTGTGGCCGGCATCGCGGGCGGGGCCGTCAAGGATTGA
- a CDS encoding carbohydrate ABC transporter permease, which yields MTTSQPLSPPPRRAGRWARTPKAPYLFILPYLLIFATFWAWPIVSSFLMSFKDSRLGADAPYALSNWSRLIEDEFFRTALRNTMVILVVQVPLMLSLATVLAVALNSKLLKAAGWFRFAFFAPLVVGTVAYSAVFRLLFNTDFGVVNRALTGIGLPAVDWLNQSGPAMSVIIMAMTWRWTGYNAIILLAGLQGISEDVYEAASIDGATPAQQFWKITLPLLRPTLLFCMVLSVIGTLQLFTEPALITNSGPGNATMTLGTYLYQQGFRSFNFGYASAIAYTVAAIAAVFSLIQLRLFGRER from the coding sequence ATGACCACTTCACAGCCGCTGTCTCCCCCACCCCGGCGCGCAGGACGCTGGGCGCGCACGCCCAAGGCGCCGTATCTGTTTATCCTGCCGTACCTGCTGATCTTTGCGACCTTCTGGGCGTGGCCCATCGTCAGCTCGTTTCTGATGAGCTTCAAGGATTCGCGGCTGGGGGCAGACGCACCCTACGCCCTGTCCAACTGGTCCCGACTGATCGAGGACGAGTTCTTCCGCACGGCCCTGCGCAACACCATGGTGATTCTGGTGGTCCAGGTGCCGCTGATGCTGTCGCTGGCCACCGTGCTGGCTGTGGCCCTGAATAGCAAACTTCTGAAGGCCGCCGGATGGTTCCGTTTCGCCTTCTTTGCGCCGCTGGTGGTAGGGACGGTGGCGTACTCGGCAGTGTTCCGGCTGCTGTTCAACACCGATTTCGGCGTGGTCAACCGCGCCCTGACCGGAATTGGCCTGCCCGCCGTGGACTGGCTCAACCAGTCCGGGCCGGCCATGTCGGTGATCATCATGGCCATGACCTGGCGCTGGACCGGCTACAACGCTATCATTCTGCTGGCCGGCCTGCAGGGCATCAGCGAGGACGTGTACGAGGCGGCCAGCATCGACGGAGCCACACCCGCGCAGCAGTTCTGGAAGATCACGCTGCCGCTGCTGCGCCCCACCCTACTGTTCTGCATGGTCCTGAGCGTGATCGGCACGCTGCAACTGTTCACCGAACCCGCCCTGATCACCAACAGTGGCCCCGGCAACGCCACCATGACGCTGGGCACCTACCTGTACCAGCAGGGGTTCCGCTCGTTTAACTTCGGCTACGCCAGCGCCATCGCCTACACCGTGGCCGCCATCGCCGCCGTGTTCAGCCTGATCCAGCTTCGCCTGTTCGGGAGGGAAAGATGA
- a CDS encoding beta-galactosidase, giving the protein MTQSTSTPAPHLLLGSCDYPEHVSQDRWAAYAQQQKELGLTFVRIAEFAWSRMEPRPGEYDWSWLDTAIDAYHAAGMRVVLCTPTATPPAWLIRAHPEILPVDAQGRVREFGARRHYDFASPVYREHSQRITRAMAERYGGHPAVAGWQTDNEFGCHNTSRSYGGASAAAFPGWLERRYGTLDALNAAWGNVFWSMEYTAWEQIKPPNLTVAEPNPSHVLDFYRFASDMIAGFQAEQVAILRELSPGRFVTHNFMIFEMGFDHYDVARGLDFVTWDNYPLGMLEFFAPPGSGEDVKTHFARTGHPDLIAFNHDLYRGLLGGKNALGRDGQGTPNGPWVMEQQCGQVNWAPFNPLPADGAVQLWTAQAWAHGADVVSYFRWRAATMAQEVMHSGLLRHDETPDRGFAEVAGLDITQFPVGGVPAKVAVLHDYDSLWLYDEQKHSASLSYWTQTLAYYSALRALGVDVDVIHADADLSGYAVVVAPAITLVPQQRAAHWTAAVKGGARLVCGPRTAFRTPGGETWADGQFGPLSELVGARLLQYDSLRPTLSQHVTGDGGTFEAHAWAESYRVKGAETLYTYSGGPLDGQSAVIRHGNVTVIGAHSSELIGTVLAGVLAEADVATTPLPGGVRLSRRAGRTLLQNWNPERVEWNGQMLEPVSFTVLEDAVLENTHA; this is encoded by the coding sequence ATGACCCAATCCACCTCTACCCCTGCCCCCCATCTCCTTCTCGGCTCCTGCGACTACCCGGAGCACGTGTCCCAGGACCGCTGGGCCGCTTACGCGCAGCAGCAAAAGGAGCTGGGGCTGACCTTCGTCCGCATCGCCGAGTTTGCCTGGAGCCGCATGGAACCGCGTCCCGGCGAGTACGACTGGAGCTGGCTGGACACCGCCATCGACGCCTACCACGCCGCCGGTATGCGCGTCGTGCTATGTACGCCCACCGCCACGCCGCCGGCATGGCTCATACGCGCCCACCCCGAAATTCTGCCCGTAGATGCCCAGGGCCGCGTGCGCGAATTCGGCGCGCGGCGGCACTACGACTTCGCCAGTCCTGTGTACCGCGAGCATTCGCAGCGCATCACGCGGGCGATGGCCGAACGCTACGGCGGGCATCCGGCGGTGGCCGGCTGGCAGACCGACAACGAGTTCGGCTGCCACAACACCTCCCGCAGCTACGGAGGCGCGAGCGCAGCCGCCTTTCCCGGCTGGCTGGAACGCAGGTACGGCACGCTGGACGCCCTGAACGCGGCCTGGGGCAATGTCTTCTGGAGCATGGAATACACGGCCTGGGAGCAGATCAAGCCGCCGAACCTGACGGTGGCCGAGCCGAACCCGTCGCATGTGCTGGACTTCTACCGCTTCGCCTCGGACATGATCGCCGGGTTCCAGGCCGAACAGGTGGCGATCCTGCGCGAGCTGTCGCCGGGGCGCTTCGTGACGCACAATTTCATGATCTTCGAGATGGGTTTTGACCACTACGATGTGGCGCGGGGACTGGACTTCGTGACCTGGGACAACTACCCGCTGGGCATGCTGGAGTTCTTCGCTCCGCCCGGCAGCGGCGAGGACGTCAAGACCCACTTTGCCCGCACGGGACACCCGGACCTGATCGCCTTCAACCATGACCTGTACCGGGGCCTGCTGGGTGGAAAGAATGCGCTGGGACGCGACGGTCAGGGCACCCCGAACGGCCCCTGGGTGATGGAGCAGCAGTGCGGGCAGGTGAACTGGGCTCCCTTTAACCCGCTGCCCGCCGACGGCGCGGTGCAACTCTGGACGGCGCAGGCCTGGGCGCACGGCGCGGACGTGGTGAGCTACTTCCGCTGGCGGGCCGCCACCATGGCGCAGGAAGTCATGCACTCCGGCCTGCTCAGACACGATGAAACGCCGGACCGGGGTTTTGCCGAGGTGGCCGGGCTGGACATCACGCAGTTTCCGGTGGGCGGGGTGCCGGCAAAAGTCGCCGTGCTGCACGACTACGACAGCCTGTGGCTGTACGACGAGCAGAAGCACAGCGCGTCCCTGAGCTACTGGACACAGACCCTGGCCTACTACTCGGCGCTGCGGGCGCTGGGGGTGGACGTGGACGTGATTCATGCCGACGCGGACCTGAGCGGCTACGCCGTGGTCGTCGCCCCCGCCATCACGCTCGTCCCGCAGCAGCGGGCGGCGCACTGGACCGCGGCAGTCAAAGGCGGTGCGCGGCTGGTCTGCGGCCCACGCACCGCCTTCCGCACGCCCGGCGGAGAAACCTGGGCCGACGGGCAGTTCGGCCCGCTGTCGGAGCTGGTGGGCGCGAGGCTGCTTCAGTACGATTCGCTGCGCCCCACCCTCTCCCAGCACGTGACCGGCGACGGCGGGACCTTCGAGGCCCACGCCTGGGCCGAGAGCTACCGCGTGAAGGGAGCCGAAACGCTGTACACCTACTCCGGCGGCCCGCTGGACGGCCAGAGCGCCGTGATCCGCCACGGCAACGTGACCGTGATCGGCGCGCACAGCAGCGAACTGATCGGTACGGTGCTGGCCGGGGTGCTGGCAGAGGCGGACGTGGCCACCACCCCGTTGCCTGGGGGCGTGCGCCTCAGCCGCCGGGCGGGGCGGACCCTGCTGCAGAACTGGAACCCGGAACGGGTGGAGTGGAACGGACAAATGCTGGAGCCGGTCAGCTTCACTGTGCTGGAGGACGCCGTGCTGGAGAACACCCATGCCTGA